Proteins encoded together in one Triticum dicoccoides isolate Atlit2015 ecotype Zavitan chromosome 7B, WEW_v2.0, whole genome shotgun sequence window:
- the LOC119340649 gene encoding putative disease resistance protein At1g50180 codes for MAESAIGSVLGNVSTLVVQETTFLWGVNLEVGFLKDELKRLKSYLKSADPKRRSGDELVTTWVSQIRDAAYEAENAIEAADYMEKRNRLKKGFKGAISRYARFPSDVITLHTIGAEIQRVKRKISEIFDSANRLKIILDTSDVETVQTEDEYPQDYGTMHQNFQDIDLVGFGDEYKEIVGKLVDKDDITLSVVSIVAMGGAGKTTLARKVYTLSSVKQHFEAASWVTVSQKFKGIDLLKDIMKQIMGGRDESIAKMNEYEVGKEIHDFLLQKRYLVVLDDVWETDTWDQINKRVNAFPDATNGSRVLLTTRKEDVANHVQMPTYVHHLKKLDHEKSWELFSCKALPSYKRSVIRDVDEFETLGKRLAKKCDGLPLALAVLGGYLSKNLNAQTWFNILSDWPLTKNGQMMRDILARSYKDLPNHYLRACFLYLAAFPEDDVIFVSDLIELWIAESFIPHTAKHMLEETARSYVTELAQRSLIQVVHRSRAHGWIERIRIHDILHDWCLEEARQDGFLDAIDKTAGQAGASSLSDNLMSYRFSFQTLSDQILPATHNVRSLLGFELESVSLPKLRFLRVLCIEKSTLKDFSSVIGGCIHLRLLRLTNCGRVAFPSSIGKLLYLQTIDLRRTEFESVVPNSLWDIPTLRHVYLGDGFSPPPPARSVRLQPKELQSFVLGLDLETVGTDYRCLDMMIFLGQLNQLTTLSLWMDPDIPAEVLNIFANMPRLVDISLGQFDVLHKLPAEFPQSVRRLVLYADVIKQDPMPILEKLPCLVVLKLSGYKGQTMCCSSQGFPRLQHLALDRFSTEVWRMEEGTMPKLSHLTLRYCVKMSKLPEGLLHLRSLSHLKLSGMPQISKDDDTLKELRQKGCKVETS; via the exons ATGGCCGAGTCGGCCATTGGCTCCGTGCTTGGCAACGTGAGCACCCTTGTGGTCCAGGAGACTACATTCCTATGGGGCGTCAACCTTGAAGTAGGATTCTTGAAGGATGAGCTGAAGCGGCTAAAGAGCTACCTTAAATCCGCCGACCCCAAAAGGAGATCAGGAGATGAGCTTGTGACTACATGGGTCAGCCAGATCAGGGATGCGGCATATGAGGCCGAGAATGCCATTGAAGCGGCCGACTACATGGAGAAGAGAAACAGGCTCAAGAAGGGCTTCAAGGGTGCCATCTCGAGGTATGCTCGCTTCCCAAGTGACGTGATTACCCTTCACACAATTGGTGCTGAAATACAGCGTGTAAAAAGGAAGATCAGTGAGATATTTGATAGTGCAAACCGTTTGAAAATCATTTTGGACACTAGCGATGTAGAAACGGTTCAAACTGAGGATGAGTATCCACAAGATTATGGTACTATGCACCAAAACTTTCAAGATATTGACCTTGTTGGTTTTGGGGATGAGTACAAAGAAATAGTTGGCAAGTTAGTTGACAAAGATGACATAACTCTTAGTGTTGTCTCCATAGTTGCCATGGGTGGGGCGGGGAAAACAACACTTGCTAGAAAAGTATACACTTTATCTAGTGTCAAACAACACTTTGAGGCAGCTTCTTGGGTCACTGTATCTCAAAAATTCAAGGGCATTGATTTACTGAAGGATATTATGAAACAAATAATGGGGGGCAGAGATGAGTCAATTGCTAAGATGAATGAGTATGAGGTGGGAAAGGAGATCCATGATTTTCTATTGCAAAAAAGATACTTGGTAGTTCTTGATGATGTCTGGGAAACCGACACATGGGACCAGATAAATAAAAGGGTTAACGCTTTTCCAGATGCAACTAATGGTAGTAGAGTACTATTAACCACCCGGAAGGAGGATGTTGCAAATCATGTCCAAATGCCAACCTATGTTCATCATTTGAAGAAGTTAGATCACGAGAAAAGTTGGGAACTATTTAGTTGCAAAGCTTTACCATCATACAAAAGGTCTGTCATACGTGATGTGGATGAGTTTGAAACACTTGGGAAAAGGCTTGCAAAGAAATGTGATGGATTGCCACTTGCACTTGCAGTTTTGGGTGGTTATCTATCAAAAAATCTAAATGCACAAACATGGTTCAATATACTCTCTGATTGGCCATTAACCAAGAACGGACAGATGATGCGAGACATACTGGCTCGCAGTTACAAGGACCTGCCAAATCATTATTTAAGGGCTTGTTTTCTCTATCTTGCCGCTTTTCCTGAGGATGATGTAATCTTTGTGTCGGATCTTATTGAATTATGGATAGCAGAAAGCTTCATTCCACATACAGCAAAGCATATGCTAGAAGAAACAGCACGGAGTTATGTAACCGAGTTGGCTCAGAGAAGCTTGATACAAGTTGTTCACAGAAGTAGGGCACATGGATGGATTGAGAGAATAAGGATTCACGATATTCTACATGACTGGTGCTTGGAAGAAGCAAGACAAGATGGTTTTCTTGATGCCATCGACAAAACTGCAG GCCAAGCTGGTGCATCATCATTGTCTGATAACTTGATGTCCTACCGTTTTAGTTTTCAAACTTTGAGTGATCAGATTTTACCTGCAACGCATAATGTCCGAAGTCTGCTTGGCTTTGAGCTTGAATCAGTGTCCCTTCCTAAGCTGAGATTCCTAAGAGTTCTTTGCATTGAAAAATCAACACTAAAAGATTTCTCCAGCGTAATTGGTGGGTGCATTCACCTAAGACTGCTTAGGTTGACAAATTGTGGACGTGTGGCATTCCCTTCTTCAATTGGAAAACTCCTTTACTTGCAGACTATAGATCTCAGACGCACAGAATTTGAGTCAGTGGTACCAAACTCTCTCTGGGATATCCCTACTCTAAGGCATGTTTACCTTGGCGATGGGTTTTCTCCACCACCACCTGCAAGGAGTGTGCGACTGCAGCCGAAAGAGCTACAGAGCTTTGTGTTAGGCTTGGATCTTGAAACTGTTGGCACTGATTACCGTTGTCTTGACATGATGATTTTCTTGGGCCAGCTGAATCAACTAACAACCTTATCCTTGTGGATGGACCCCGATATACCAGCGGAGGTGCTCAACATATTTGCAAACATGCCTCGCCTGGTTGATATTAGTCTCGGCCAATTTGATGTGCTCCATAAGTTGCCTGCTGAGTTCCCACAAAGCGTACGTCGTCTTGTTCTATATGCCGATGTCATAAAACAAGACCCGATGCCGATCCTGGAGAAACTTCCCTGTCTTGTGGTGTTGAAGTTGAGTGGGTACAAAGGCCAGACCATGTGCTGCTCTTCCCAAGGGTTCCCTCGGCTGCAACACTTAGCACTTGATAGATTTTCCACCGAGGTGTGGAGGATGGAGGAAGGGACAATGCCAAAGCTCTCCCACCTGACACTTCGGTATTGTGTGAAGATGAGCAAGCTCCCGGAAGGGTTGCTGCACCTTCGGTCCCTCAGTCACCTAAAACTGAGCGGTATGCCTCAGATTTCCAAAGATGACGACACACTAAAGGAGCTGCGACAGAAAGGATGCAAG GTGGAAACTAGCTAG